A genomic segment from Clarias gariepinus isolate MV-2021 ecotype Netherlands chromosome 11, CGAR_prim_01v2, whole genome shotgun sequence encodes:
- the LOC128532976 gene encoding histone-lysine N-methyltransferase PRDM9-like isoform X1: MESEDVKKSCFRKMPQAPPPAGSQLSEDVQKCAYSGEEALGSGCVTIIVDQQKVVKKEEPEDDGYLYGNGERSETNVSPIEQSDESMRTVKEEEAGEDDYLCEGTPYVRQVIIGDEDDEAVHNVKEEGPEDDDYLHCEDCRSFFISECEVHGPALFIQDTPVPMGVIDRAKQTLPLSLEILKSSISDTDLGVFNKGETVALGAHFGPYQGDWVDRKEAMNSVYSWVIYRSMQDEKYIDAKRETHANWMRYVNCARNSEEKNLIAFQYQGEIFYRCCQSIEPGQELLVWYEEEYAKHLGITFDYLWNKKSTNSSKMKSIPLQVFPCSLCSFSYTSQIYLHKHIKRCHYEEYVRLLKCGMIKYNNQMSTNGSSSQQMSSGNLCPKTGQIQKKPFHCSDCGKSFTQPSYLLQHQRIHTRERPYHCSECGKSFTRPVNLQIHQRIHTGEKLYHCSQCGKDFTRLTHFQLHQHMHTGEKPYQCSECGKSFTRPGNLQLHMRIHTGEKPYYCIHCGKSFTQQTSFQLHQRIHTGEKPFYCSQCEKSFTRLSTLQRHQLVHTGEKPYQCSECGKSFTQQINLQLHQRLHTGEKPCHCTQCGKSFTRLSTLQRHQRVHTGEKLYHCSVCGKCFTQQVNLRFHQRVHTGEKPFHCSECQRSFTHLSTLQRHQRIHTGEKPYQCSQCGKSFTHLSTLQRHQLIHTGEKPYHCIQCGKSFTQLSTLQKHQQIHTKEKAHYSS, encoded by the exons ATGGAATCAGAAGATGTTAAAAAGAGCTGTTTCCGAAAAATGCCACAAGCTCCGCCTCCTGCTGGCTCACag CTTTCTGAAGATGTGCAGAAGTGTGCATATTCTGGTGAAGAGGCTTTAGGCTCTGGATGTGTCACCATCATTGtggatcaacagaaggttgtaAAGAAGGAAGAACCTGAAGATGATGGCTATCTGT ATGGAAATGGAGAAAGATCTGAGACAAATGTCAGTCCTATTGAGCAATCAGATGAATCCATGAGGActgtaaaagaagaagaagctggaGAAGATGACTACCTCT GTGAAGGAACACCATATGTGAGGCAGGTCATCATTGGGGACGAAGATGATGAAGCAGTTCATAATGTAAAAGAGGAGGGACCGGAAGATGATGATTATCTCC aCTGTGAAGATTGCAGATCCTTCTTTATCAGTGAGTGTGAAGTTCATGGCCCAGCTCTCTTTATCCAAGATACCCCAGTTCCTATGGGGGTCATCGACCGAGCCAAACAAACCCTTCCACTCAGTCTGGAGATTCTGAAGTCTAGCATTTCTGACACTGACCTGGGTGTGTTTAATAAGGGAGAGACTGTGGCACTTGGTGCGCACTTTGGGCCGTACCAGGGAGATTGGGTAGACCGAAAAGAAGCTATGAACAGTGTCTACTCTTGGGTG ATATACAGGAGCATGCAGGATGAGAAATACATAGATGCCAAAAGAGAGACGCATGCTAACTGGATGAG ataTGTGAATTGTGCTCGTAACAGTGAGGAGAAGAATCTCATTGCATTTCAGTATCAAGGAGAGATTTTCTACCGCTGTTGTCAATCTATTGAACCAGGGCAGGAGCTCTTGGTGTGGTACGAAGAGGAGTATGCCAAACATCTTGGCATTACCTTTGATTACTTATGGAACAAAAAGTCTACAAATAGTAGTA AAATGAAGAGCATTCCATTACAAGTTTTCCCCTGTTCATTGTGTTCATTTTCCTACACATCTCAAATTTACCTTCACAAACACATCAAAAGATGCCATTATGAAGAATATGTGAGACTCCTAAAATGTGGCatgattaaatataataatcagATGTCCACAAATGGCTCCAGCAGTCAGCAAATGTCCTCTGGTAACCTCTGCCCTAAAACTGGACAAATACAGAAAAAACCCTTTCACTGCTCAGactgtgggaagagttttactcagCCGAGTTATCTCCTCCAACATCAGCGTATTCATACTAGAGAGAGGCCATATCACTGTtcagagtgtgggaagagttttacaaGACCTGTTAATCTCCAAATccatcagcgcattcacacaggagagaaactgTATCACTGCTCGCAGTGTGGAAAAGATTTCACCCGATTAACTCATTTCCAGTTACACCAGCACATGCACACAGgggagaagccgtatcagtgctctGAGTGCGGCAAGAGTTTTACTCGCCCGGGTAATCTCCAGCTACAcatgcgcattcacacaggggAGAAGCCATATTACTGTATACactgtggaaagagttttacacAACAGACGAGTTTCCAACttcaccagcgcattcacacaggagaaaagCCGTTTTACTGCTCGCAGTGCGAGAAGAGCTTTACTCGGCTGAGTACTCTCCAAAGACATCAGCtcgttcacacaggagagaaaccaTATCAGTGCTCAGAGTGTGGGAAAAGTTTTACACAACAGATCAATCTTCAACTTCACCAGCGtcttcacacaggagagaagccgtgtCACTGCACacagtgcgggaagagttttactcGTTTGAGTACTCTCCAAAGACACCAGCGCGTTCACACGGGGGAGAAGCTGTATCACTGCTCAGTGTGTGGAAAGTGTTTTACACAACAGGTTAATCTCCGATTTCACCAGCGTGTTCACACGGGAGAAAAACCATTTCATTGCTCAGAGTGTCAGAGGTCTTTTACTCACTTGAGTACTCTCCAgagacaccagcgcattcacacaggagagaaaccgtatcagtgctcacagtgtgggaagagttttactcacTTGAGTACTCTCCAGAGACACCAGCTTatccacacaggagagaaacccTATCATTGCATACAGTGCGGAAAAAGTTTTACTCAGCTGAGTACTCTCCAGAAACACCAGCAAATTcatacaaaagaaaaagcacaCTACAGCTCGTAG
- the LOC128532976 gene encoding zinc finger protein 883-like isoform X2 translates to MYCEDCRSFFISECEVHGPALFIQDTPVPMGVIDRAKQTLPLSLEILKSSISDTDLGVFNKGETVALGAHFGPYQGDWVDRKEAMNSVYSWVIYRSMQDEKYIDAKRETHANWMRYVNCARNSEEKNLIAFQYQGEIFYRCCQSIEPGQELLVWYEEEYAKHLGITFDYLWNKKSTNSSKMKSIPLQVFPCSLCSFSYTSQIYLHKHIKRCHYEEYVRLLKCGMIKYNNQMSTNGSSSQQMSSGNLCPKTGQIQKKPFHCSDCGKSFTQPSYLLQHQRIHTRERPYHCSECGKSFTRPVNLQIHQRIHTGEKLYHCSQCGKDFTRLTHFQLHQHMHTGEKPYQCSECGKSFTRPGNLQLHMRIHTGEKPYYCIHCGKSFTQQTSFQLHQRIHTGEKPFYCSQCEKSFTRLSTLQRHQLVHTGEKPYQCSECGKSFTQQINLQLHQRLHTGEKPCHCTQCGKSFTRLSTLQRHQRVHTGEKLYHCSVCGKCFTQQVNLRFHQRVHTGEKPFHCSECQRSFTHLSTLQRHQRIHTGEKPYQCSQCGKSFTHLSTLQRHQLIHTGEKPYHCIQCGKSFTQLSTLQKHQQIHTKEKAHYSS, encoded by the exons ATGT aCTGTGAAGATTGCAGATCCTTCTTTATCAGTGAGTGTGAAGTTCATGGCCCAGCTCTCTTTATCCAAGATACCCCAGTTCCTATGGGGGTCATCGACCGAGCCAAACAAACCCTTCCACTCAGTCTGGAGATTCTGAAGTCTAGCATTTCTGACACTGACCTGGGTGTGTTTAATAAGGGAGAGACTGTGGCACTTGGTGCGCACTTTGGGCCGTACCAGGGAGATTGGGTAGACCGAAAAGAAGCTATGAACAGTGTCTACTCTTGGGTG ATATACAGGAGCATGCAGGATGAGAAATACATAGATGCCAAAAGAGAGACGCATGCTAACTGGATGAG ataTGTGAATTGTGCTCGTAACAGTGAGGAGAAGAATCTCATTGCATTTCAGTATCAAGGAGAGATTTTCTACCGCTGTTGTCAATCTATTGAACCAGGGCAGGAGCTCTTGGTGTGGTACGAAGAGGAGTATGCCAAACATCTTGGCATTACCTTTGATTACTTATGGAACAAAAAGTCTACAAATAGTAGTA AAATGAAGAGCATTCCATTACAAGTTTTCCCCTGTTCATTGTGTTCATTTTCCTACACATCTCAAATTTACCTTCACAAACACATCAAAAGATGCCATTATGAAGAATATGTGAGACTCCTAAAATGTGGCatgattaaatataataatcagATGTCCACAAATGGCTCCAGCAGTCAGCAAATGTCCTCTGGTAACCTCTGCCCTAAAACTGGACAAATACAGAAAAAACCCTTTCACTGCTCAGactgtgggaagagttttactcagCCGAGTTATCTCCTCCAACATCAGCGTATTCATACTAGAGAGAGGCCATATCACTGTtcagagtgtgggaagagttttacaaGACCTGTTAATCTCCAAATccatcagcgcattcacacaggagagaaactgTATCACTGCTCGCAGTGTGGAAAAGATTTCACCCGATTAACTCATTTCCAGTTACACCAGCACATGCACACAGgggagaagccgtatcagtgctctGAGTGCGGCAAGAGTTTTACTCGCCCGGGTAATCTCCAGCTACAcatgcgcattcacacaggggAGAAGCCATATTACTGTATACactgtggaaagagttttacacAACAGACGAGTTTCCAACttcaccagcgcattcacacaggagaaaagCCGTTTTACTGCTCGCAGTGCGAGAAGAGCTTTACTCGGCTGAGTACTCTCCAAAGACATCAGCtcgttcacacaggagagaaaccaTATCAGTGCTCAGAGTGTGGGAAAAGTTTTACACAACAGATCAATCTTCAACTTCACCAGCGtcttcacacaggagagaagccgtgtCACTGCACacagtgcgggaagagttttactcGTTTGAGTACTCTCCAAAGACACCAGCGCGTTCACACGGGGGAGAAGCTGTATCACTGCTCAGTGTGTGGAAAGTGTTTTACACAACAGGTTAATCTCCGATTTCACCAGCGTGTTCACACGGGAGAAAAACCATTTCATTGCTCAGAGTGTCAGAGGTCTTTTACTCACTTGAGTACTCTCCAgagacaccagcgcattcacacaggagagaaaccgtatcagtgctcacagtgtgggaagagttttactcacTTGAGTACTCTCCAGAGACACCAGCTTatccacacaggagagaaacccTATCATTGCATACAGTGCGGAAAAAGTTTTACTCAGCTGAGTACTCTCCAGAAACACCAGCAAATTcatacaaaagaaaaagcacaCTACAGCTCGTAG